A region from the Desulfomarina profundi genome encodes:
- a CDS encoding transglutaminase-like domain-containing protein, protein MKLCSLFCLLVAFLVLPQSASAVKQAAGTITMEFDLSAPDKIAKETQLWIPYPISDENQLISDIVISGDYTRSAVYTDQKYSTPILYAQWDKNSKSRKLTFSFHVVRREVIKKDFPTKEAPWNRSDYALFLTPTKSGPIDGMVKELADSITTGKTTVLEKARAIYDWICINMYRDPKTKGCGTGDVCSLLASRKGKCTDIHSVFVALARAAGIPSREIFGIRLGKKPVVDVSKWQHCWAEFYLPGYGWVPVDPADVLKLMLKEKLKPGDARTTELREYFWGGWDPYRVELSRGRDLLLNPPQKGAPLNTFGYPYAETGGQAHDWLDPENFSYTVTFRQ, encoded by the coding sequence ATGAAGCTGTGTTCCCTCTTTTGCCTATTAGTTGCGTTTCTCGTCCTGCCGCAATCCGCTTCTGCAGTAAAACAGGCAGCGGGTACCATCACCATGGAATTTGATCTCTCTGCTCCCGACAAGATAGCAAAAGAAACTCAATTGTGGATTCCATACCCCATATCCGACGAGAACCAACTGATCTCTGATATCGTTATTTCTGGAGATTATACCCGCTCAGCAGTATATACAGATCAAAAATATTCCACACCGATACTCTATGCACAGTGGGATAAAAATTCTAAAAGCCGTAAACTGACTTTCAGTTTTCATGTTGTTCGCCGGGAAGTCATAAAAAAAGATTTCCCGACAAAAGAAGCTCCCTGGAACCGCTCAGATTACGCCCTTTTTCTCACCCCGACAAAATCAGGTCCCATTGACGGCATGGTAAAGGAACTGGCAGATTCCATCACAACCGGGAAAACCACCGTCCTTGAAAAAGCCAGGGCAATTTATGACTGGATATGTATAAACATGTACCGTGATCCAAAAACCAAGGGTTGTGGAACCGGAGATGTCTGCTCTCTGCTTGCCAGCCGAAAAGGAAAATGTACTGATATCCACTCCGTTTTTGTGGCTCTTGCCCGTGCTGCAGGTATCCCCTCCAGGGAAATATTCGGTATCAGGCTAGGGAAAAAACCGGTCGTGGATGTGAGCAAATGGCAGCACTGCTGGGCGGAATTTTACCTGCCTGGATATGGCTGGGTTCCTGTAGATCCTGCCGATGTTCTGAAACTTATGCTGAAGGAGAAGCTCAAACCCGGTGATGCAAGGACAACTGAACTCCGGGAATATTTCTGGGGAGGCTGGGATCCATACAGGGTGGAACTCAGCAGAGGCCGCGACCTGCTCCTCAATCCGCCTCAGAAAGGAGCACCCTTAAATACATTTGGCTATCCATACGCGGAAACCGGTGGGCAGGCCCATGACTGGCTTGATCCGGAAAATTTTTCCTACACTGTTACTTTCAGGCAGTAA
- a CDS encoding arginine N-succinyltransferase produces the protein MTNNQITAPPTLPPRSGRSGFSWKQVLVMILISMCVAIFATALAIKIFLFPSPFKPVVLTQKEEQQLEVKLKRFEGLEAPPEKPKDYDKDGNLIPEQYSEEPGSREINFTEREINALMAKNTDLAQKLAIDLADDMISLKLLIPLDPDFPIMGGKTLRVNAGAELAYKNGRPIVKLKGVSLMGVPMPNAWLGGLKNIDLVSEFGGDDGFWQAFADGVDSITVTNGFLNIRLKE, from the coding sequence ATGACCAATAACCAGATCACCGCACCTCCAACCCTGCCACCCCGGTCCGGGCGCAGTGGTTTTTCATGGAAACAGGTGCTTGTCATGATCCTGATATCCATGTGTGTTGCCATTTTTGCAACAGCTCTGGCCATCAAGATTTTTCTCTTTCCCTCACCTTTCAAACCCGTTGTTCTTACCCAGAAGGAAGAACAGCAACTCGAAGTAAAACTCAAACGTTTTGAAGGACTGGAAGCTCCCCCGGAAAAACCGAAGGATTATGACAAGGATGGCAACCTGATCCCGGAACAGTACAGCGAAGAACCAGGTTCAAGAGAAATCAATTTCACAGAGCGTGAGATCAATGCACTGATGGCAAAAAATACGGATCTCGCGCAAAAACTGGCTATTGACCTGGCCGACGATATGATTTCTCTGAAACTGCTGATCCCCCTCGACCCCGATTTCCCTATAATGGGTGGAAAAACCCTGCGGGTAAACGCTGGAGCGGAACTGGCCTATAAAAATGGTCGACCGATTGTAAAACTCAAAGGCGTCAGCCTGATGGGAGTGCCCATGCCCAACGCCTGGCTGGGTGGGTTGAAAAATATTGATCTTGTCAGTGAATTTGGAGGGGATGACGGCTTCTGGCAAGCCTTTGCCGATGGGGTGGACTCCATTACCGTCACTAACGGATTCCTGAATATCAGGTTGAAAGAGTGA